The Acinonyx jubatus isolate Ajub_Pintada_27869175 chromosome F2, VMU_Ajub_asm_v1.0, whole genome shotgun sequence DNA window ACACcagctttctgtttctatttctatggAATAacttttttcatcccttcacttccAGAAGATACGGGTCTTTAGATctgaaataagtctcttgtaggcagcatatagatagatagatagatagatctttCTAAAATTCATCCAGCCACcgcctgtgtcttttgattaaagTATTtggttcatttacatattttccaaTCAAATGCAAcatttattaacataaaatatttgctaCATTCTTTGCTAACAGTGGGTCAAATGAACAAACTGATCACAAGTGAACTTCATTAGTGAAAATCTAATGCAGTCGGTGGGGGCTGacattgttttggaaaatacCATGCATGTGCTTGGTGGATTGAGCATCTCTATGTTTCTCATCTTTACAACTACTTCCTAACAGAATTTAGCGATTCTGGGATGCAACTTCTGGTAGCCAAAGAAATTAACATTCTAACTCACCTGTTTTAGGTTTTAAGTTCACTtgcatttaaagtgattattgatgagtacttattgccattttgttcattgttttctgttgtagtagttctctgttcctttcttctcttggtctCTTCCCTTTtggtttgatggttttctgttaTGTttgagttcctttattttttgtgtatcttttgtaGGTTTTTGGTTTCTGGTTACCAGGAGGTTCATATATATTGACCTATATACATActagtctattttaagctgataattGCTTAAGTTGAAACAAATCCTAaaagcactaattttttttaatgtttttatttttgagagagagagagagagtgtgggtgtgggtgggggaggggcagagggggagacagaatctgaagcaggctccaggctctgagctgttagcacagagcccgatgcggggctcaaacttaccaactgtgagatcgtgacctgagccaaagtcagacacttaaccgagccacccaggcaccccaaaagcacTAATTTTTATTCCCTACCCCCAACATCTTATGTTTTTGACCTCAATTGACATTTTTGTGTATCCCTTACAATACTATTTATTGTAGTTCTAATTAATCTCACTAGTTTTGTCTTCAGTCTTCATActaattttttaagtgcttgCTTAATTGCCTTTACcagtgacatttttttcctttcacatattttttatttccagttatGGACTTATCTGCTTAACAAAgaccctttaacatttcttgtaaggctggtttagtggtgatgaacgtcttttgcttttacttgtctgggaaactcttatcTTTCCTTTGATTCTGAATGTTACCCTTGCAGGGTAAAGTATTCTGGTTATGAGTTTTCCCCtctcaggattttattttaaatgtttttagtgttcatttttgagagagcatgagcaggggaagggcagagagagacagacacacaggatctgaagcaagctccaggctctgagctgtcagcagagagtctgacaaggggcttgaacccgtgaactgtgagatcatgacctgagctgaagttggctgcttaagcgactgagccacccaggcgcccctccactttcagcattttaagtattaccttgccactcctttcttgccAGCCAAATTTCTGCTGGAAAATCAACTGATAGTCTTATGTGGGTTTCCCTTGTATATGGCTCTGTTTTGCTGCCTGCAAGATTTTTCTATCTTtacctttttctattttaattataatacattGTGGTGTGGCTCTCATTGCACACTTTTTCCTGGGTGTCTGCTTCCTtacccagattaggaaagttttcaggtattatttcttcaaacaagttttcttcccttctatgttcttctgggacccctatcaTGTGCGTGGTAGTACGTTTGTTGTCCCAGTAGTTTCCTAACCTATCcccactttttaaattccttttttgccGTTTGGCTTGGATTCTTTGTTGTACCCTTCCAGATCTCTATCCATTGTTTTGCATCCTCTAATCTGTTGTTAGTTCCTCCTAgtggatttttcatttgttacatTCTTCAGCTGACAAGTTCTtgtttaacattttctctttgctgAAGTTCTCCACTCTTCTCTCAAGTCTGATGAgcatatttatcattattttgaactcttttacaggtagattgcttatctccattttgttttgcctATTTCTATAAATTGGGCAGAACAGCTTCCTCTCCCAGCCTTGAAGGAATGAGTGGCCCCGTGTAGGAATGCCCACGTAGACCGCACATGCTTGACAACTTTGGATGGTAAGCCGGAAAGGGAGCAGGCATAGGCCAGGGGTATCCTGTGCACACTATGCCAGGGTCACctttggggcagggggtggggggaatggctCAAGCTCATGGGGGCCTGAGGCTCACTGAGGTGGTCCTAGCAGGCTGGCTAGAGTGCCTGGACCCTGCTCCAGTCTGCACTGTCAAGATGGAGGGGGAACATAAACAGTGGCAATCACCAGTGCTTCCAACCTGAGTCCCAGCAGTTGCCTTACCATTTGTCTGACACTTTGGGGTTAAATGGTAAATGGAGTAAACGGGTCTCCTTCACTCATAGGCTAGTTGCCctttaaaccactttttttttttttttttgctgtgccCCAGGGCATGTGAGTCTGTACACAGTCCCCTCCATGAAACATTTCCCTGTGTAGTCTGTTGTACTGGGGGTGGGGTTCCTGTCATTACTGTGTTGGGTCTCTCTCCCACCTGTCTCTCTGCGGTCCTGCTGTCCTCCGTGTACAGAAGCTGTTCAATCAGCCCTCGGTTCTTCAAGAGGAATCGCTTTATATGTAGATTCTAGTTCTGCGAGCTCCCTACACCGCCATCCTGGACTACCTCCCAAAAATTTAAACTTGTATTTGCCAGATTCTATCCCCCAAgaagaaaacttttaattttggagaaGTGGTCTCCTCGGGTTGTCGTCTTCACCAATGAGACACAGACTCGGGAATTTAATACATCAAGACGACAGGCTTCTTGTACAGAAGGGCTTATGACTGGAGACACAACAGGAACTACAGTTTTCCTGCTCTACCCCAAGCCTGTGCAAGTAGGTATACAGGAGGACATCCAGCAGCAGTCTGCTGGAAACTACAGTGACCTCACGTAAAATGTGAGTAGTAACGTACTTGGCTCTCTACCACTCACAGGATGTATTCagaaatcattatttcatttaatcctcagcaATTTTTGCAGCGGAGCATCATTCCCGTTTTAAAAACAGAGGTATGATTTGTGTAACTCCCAAGTCCAGTGCTGACTCCTATTCACTATGTGTGTGTAGCGAGTGCCTGGACCACTCAAATCATAGGAGACAAAACATACCGGTTACTTCACCTTCTTCGCCTcagctataaaatataaaatttaactttttatcatCTTTCACTTCAGGTATTGTGTTGAGTGGGAGAAAGTGAATGAGACCGGTGGTGAATAAGTGGCAATAGATTTCCACTCTAAGAATGCAGAAAACAAAGTATTCTAAAGAAGCTACATGTACAATATTAGAGAATTTTATCCACTGAAATAATATACGAGAGCTTATGGtccaaggaaaatacaaatttgcTTTATTCCAATACAGTAACTTCCTTCAGTTGGAGCACTGGCCAAAATTCAATACTGATACAAATATAAATTGCTTAGAAGgtcaaaatatataatttaggcaaattttctgaatttcttttaaaggcagaatttttaaatcatatgaaACAATTAGAAACAATGTAATGTAAATCAACAAACGTGTAAAATAAGCCACAGTTCAAATTTAAGCTGAATAACATTTCCTAATATTGAGAACATTGCACATATTTTCAATAACTTAAAGGTCTACTCTTCCCATCTCCACTTTTTACTAGATTTAAATAAATCCAAGTATTTACTCATGGTAGAAGATTCTGCGTTAACTACAGCTGAGTTTTGCAGAAATACAGAAaaccataaagttttattgagcaTTCCCAAATGAGCATGTACAGCATTCCTCGGAAGCCCTCCACAAGAACGGCTTTTCTCCTATGAGCACCTAAGGGTTGCTGCGTGGTGTAATTCAACAGAATAGCAGACCAATGATAACTTACAGGAAATTCTTTCACCTATTAAGTGTTTCATTATAAAGCTACTACATTcgaccaatattttaaaaaatttcaactcCATTATGCTGCCATTTACATTACATATTAGTAACAAGCCATCTTTATGATGCCTTTATTAAACTGGAATAGAAAGATGGTACATTCTGGTTTTCACTTGTTATAGATTTGATTCAATAATTTGATTTCTATctaaaaactacattttctttctcagcaCTGGAGTGAAAGCAGCTTTCGTGGTCTTTGACTTTCCTTTAAATGAAAGCATTATGGAATTTTCAGCAGTAAACATTATCTGGTTCCTACTTGAACCCCCATCTCTAAAGAAATGTGAGAGGGGATCTAGGGTAAAAGTCCTAAAGTCCTATTCAAGGCAAAAAGGTTCCAATCCCAAATTTTTCACTCGAGCAACTGTGTGTTATACCAGCTGTTCCATCACTGAGTAATAAATCACTGACAGCTTCACTGACGTCATTATTACATTTTACGTACTATTTTATAcccaaatatatgcatataaaacatTTGCACAGATAAATTagtgtcaaaaattaaaaactctacaTCTACAATGTCCTTTCCTCTGAAATCTATATAATTGTTAAGACTAGAAACCTTAACATCCTGGCTACACATTAAAAACCTGTTATGGAAAACTTCAGAACCttctcataaaaacaaacacagacttAGAGTGCTTTTTTATTAGACCTAAAGGAGACTACTGAATACTAAATTCAGGTATTTACTAACTAGTGTTGATTTCTACTAGCCAAATAGCCCTAACAAACCAACAGCTGGAACAAGGATAGTTTTTCTTCAGCTATTATTAAGTTGAAACATTTTCAATCAAAGCCTTCATTTTTCCTGTAGACTTCAACATGTGCGGTCCaaactaaaaaggaaacaaagcgTAAATAAAGATAGTGCTTCAGGTAACAGTAATGATACGTCCCCCTCCTAATCATGGAGCAAAGGCCTGGGCGTGTTCTGCATGAAAAACCAAGCAGCTAGATGATATTAAAACCTTCATGAATTGACAAACTGTCTTATAAACATGacacatcaacagaatgaaaagcaaaaaggtAACCAAATTACTTCGCGGAAAACTATAATCATCTTAAGACCATAAGCTTTAGGCCATTTTTACTTCTCTGAGTAAAAGAATGAGGtacaaagtttcctttttccaATGTCTAAAAACTCTGAAAGATGCTAGAATTTCTCAGATACCTGCCTCCCTGGAGTAGGTAAGCACATATTCCACACGACAGTAAatacattttactgtatttggtaaaatatagtaaatcttttttatacattataCTAGATAATGTATACTAGATAATTTATACAATTGTATAAATTGTATAACTTAActgtataatttataataatatataaattaatatttggaAGTTTCCCTGATCTGCTCAATCTCCACCTATGACCTGAAACATCTTGTTAAGACCCAGGTCAAATCTCATCCTCTTCAGAGAACTTTCACAGGACACCCTAAGGGAAAATTATCTTTCTTTACTTTGAATTTCTCAATCACCACATACATACTGTCTTAAGATATAAATTTTACTGTAGTGAATTCCGCTTCATTGTGGTTACGTATAAATAAAACACAGCGTGAAGAATTTAACACTGGAGATGCTAAGTAGCGAAACCAGGGTTTggcttttgcttcctttcttttaccttcttctATAATCTACTTGTGGGGAGGGGCTAAATCATGTAGCACATTCTTCTCACAGAGCCACAGCTCAGTGTCTTACCAAATGCAGGTTCTCAGCAACGGAATCAACTACCATGTTGTGCTAAGACAGAAGTGTGACCTAATACGCACCAACACTGTTTCTGAGGTGGCCTCTGATTCAGACTTTGGAATTCCTTTTTCAACTTCACCTTGACTATCACTTCGATATCGAAAggcaaatttctttttcagagccTCTGCTATGAGGGCAGCAGGGTCGGTAGCATCCACAGGTTTGGGCTTTAGATCCTGTTCTGACCTTAGAGAGATGAACAGAAGCCAAGAGGACTTTTCAATATGCTGACATCCCTCAGAGACGTACTTCACGTGCCTTTACATGCACTTCTCTAGCATCCCTGATACCCAGGAAGGTTCCTGACAAACACTGAGAGACGCGAAACAGAAACCCTAAACGTAAGGCTcaataaaagaacacaaagatGCCCAATGAATAGCCACTCGATTCAGCACAGGAGCATTGACCATGCTCTCCGTCAGGGCAACTACAGTTCCATTCTTCTTCCAAAGCCTAGTGATTAACCTCAGTAGGTCTACAACACagcttattgaatgaatgactggACAATAACAACGAAGACTTCCCATAAAAGGGCTTTAAATGCAATAGGAGAAAAACCTGAAAATGTTTGTTAACTTCTTAGTTATATAGGAGACACTGGGGCTCATCTTTTTTAAACCAAAACTGGAACCATTCATGGTAATCAGGTTATAAAACAAAGttctcgggcgcctgggtggctcagtcggttaagcatccgacttcagctcaggtcatgacctccctgttgtgagtttgagccctgtgttgggctctgtgctgacagctcagaccctggagcctgcttcgcattctgtgtctccctctttctctgtccctcccctgctggcgctctcgctctctcaaaaataaacattaaaaaaaataataataataaaaataaaacaaaattcccaAAAAGTCTAATACTTCATTTTACAAGACATAAAAAAGTAAGGGAAGTATGAAATAAGGTAAATGTATCCTCACCTTTTTACTGACCGAAGTTTTACACTGTTCATATCTTTAAGGATCTCTAGCATATTTGGCATATCCGGTTTCTTTGGCCTGCTCTTAACCTGAGTCTTTCCAGCACAGGCTTTTTTCTCTCTTCGTTCTTTTATCAGGTCAATAGCAGATACACTTTGGTGGAGCCCtggtgtggggaggggcggaggaggtgggggcgggggaggtggtgGGACAGAGGGTGGGGCCACAGTAACGGATGTGGTCGAAT harbors:
- the MTFR1 gene encoding mitochondrial fission regulator 1 isoform X2, which codes for MWSGGLWCLSHVKLTSPTTEWSPSHPGEDAVVSFADVGWVANEEEECSTRRRTEVRSRQPLQDGLPFFEKPPSRELSLPNLSPEEPQLKTALANEEALQKICALENELAALRAQIAKIVTLQEQQNLIAGDLDSTTSVTVAPPSVPPPPPPPPPPPLPTPGLHQSVSAIDLIKERREKKACAGKTQVKSRPKKPDMPNMLEILKDMNSVKLRSVKRSEQDLKPKPVDATDPAALIAEALKKKFAFRYRSDSQGEVEKGIPKSESEATSETVLFGPHMLKSTGKMKALIENVST